CTGCAAACCGTGAATGTCATTCGCGGCCTGCGCGAGGATTACAAGCGCGGTTGGATTTTTGTGCCGAAGACATTCTGCGCCGCTGTCAACATCAAACGCGAAGACCTCTTTCGCCCTGAACATCGCGCCGAAGCCATCCAGGTGCTCGACATGCTGGCCGACAAGGCCGAGCGCCACCTGTGCGCGGCTATGACTTACCTCAAGGCCCTGCCGCCCTGGCAGCACAGCATCCGCCTCTTCTGCATCTTTCCCCTCATGTTCGCCGTGCGCACCCTGGCCATCAGCCGCAAGAATCACAGCGTGCTGGAGAGCGAAGCCAAAATCAGCCGCGAAGAAGTCACACGCATCGTCCGCGACTCGACGTTATGGGGTTGGTCGAACTTGTGGCTGGATCACTACTACCGGCAGTTGAGCACGGTGGCGGAGTGACAGTTGCAAAACATTTAGAAGG
The Chloroflexota bacterium DNA segment above includes these coding regions:
- a CDS encoding squalene/phytoene synthase family protein codes for the protein LQTVNVIRGLREDYKRGWIFVPKTFCAAVNIKREDLFRPEHRAEAIQVLDMLADKAERHLCAAMTYLKALPPWQHSIRLFCIFPLMFAVRTLAISRKNHSVLESEAKISREEVTRIVRDSTLWGWSNLWLDHYYRQLSTVAE